The following are encoded together in the bacterium genome:
- a CDS encoding helix-turn-helix domain-containing protein, which yields MSKRQWKRLDAVERIERGALTVGEAAEVLGLSKRQVRRLRRAVGRRGAKGVQHGNTGRAPKHRLGEAVREQILELRRKKYDGFNDQHFTEKLGDVEGVKVSRASDAAAAARRRARRAGGAPETPPAPETANRQAGLMILWDGSRHEWLGGAGRCCA from the coding sequence ATGAGCAAGCGGCAATGGAAGCGGCTGGACGCCGTGGAGCGGATCGAGCGAGGGGCGCTGACGGTGGGAGAAGCGGCAGAGGTGCTGGGACTGTCGAAGCGGCAGGTGCGACGGCTGCGGCGGGCGGTGGGGCGGCGTGGGGCGAAAGGAGTGCAGCACGGGAACACGGGGCGGGCGCCGAAGCACCGCTTGGGGGAAGCGGTGCGGGAGCAGATCCTGGAGCTGCGGCGCAAGAAGTACGACGGGTTCAACGACCAGCACTTCACCGAGAAGCTGGGGGACGTGGAAGGGGTCAAGGTCTCTCGGGCCAGCGATGCAGCGGCTGCTGCGCGGCGGCGGGCACGCCGCGCCGGCGGCGCGCCCGAAACACCGCCGGCGCCAGAGACCGCAAACCGCCAGGCGGGGTTGATGATCCTCTGGGACGGCAGCCGACACGAGTGGCTCGGGGGCGCGGGCCGATGCTGTGCCTGA